In Flavobacteriales bacterium, the following proteins share a genomic window:
- the crcB gene encoding fluoride efflux transporter CrcB has translation MNIVAVFLGGGLGSLMRYGISKMVLTFYEGNFPLGTFISNIISCMVLALVVLYTKKMVDSDVLKLFLITGICGGFSTFSTFSFETFSLLKTGNYSMAIINIVLSIAVGVGLIFILLKNQHS, from the coding sequence ATAAACATTGTAGCTGTATTTTTAGGTGGGGGTTTGGGTAGTTTAATGCGCTATGGTATTTCAAAAATGGTATTAACTTTTTACGAAGGTAATTTTCCGTTGGGCACATTTATTTCAAACATTATTAGCTGTATGGTATTGGCTTTAGTGGTTTTATACACTAAAAAAATGGTTGATTCGGATGTACTTAAACTATTTTTAATAACTGGTATTTGTGGTGGTTTCAGTACTTTTTCTACCTTTAGTTTCGAAACTTTTTCGTTACTAAAAACTGGAAACTATTCCATGGCAATAATTAACATTGTGCTAAGTATAGCTGTTGGTGTTGGCTTAATTTTTATACTACTAAAAAATCAACATTCATAA
- a CDS encoding phosphatase PAP2 family protein produces MFSSLINIDTQLFLFLNGIHNSFFDVVFQFITERYSWIPLYILLSVLVFVKFKWRGFILAPFIALVILSADQISVNLFKDVFLRLRPCHNPEIKDLVHTVDGCGGQYGFVSSHAANTFALAVFIGFVLKKHLSYLLHIMLVWAAIVSYSRIYVGVHYPADIICGALLGVVIALVFWKLLQFTNQKFNLKLVI; encoded by the coding sequence ATTTTTTCATCACTCATTAATATCGACACCCAATTATTTTTATTCTTAAACGGAATTCACAATTCATTTTTTGATGTTGTTTTTCAGTTTATCACCGAACGTTATTCATGGATACCATTATACATTTTATTATCTGTTTTGGTGTTTGTAAAATTTAAGTGGCGAGGGTTTATTTTAGCTCCATTTATTGCTTTAGTAATTCTTTCTGCCGACCAAATTTCTGTTAACTTGTTTAAAGATGTTTTTTTACGGTTGCGCCCTTGTCACAATCCTGAAATTAAAGATTTAGTACACACTGTTGATGGTTGTGGTGGTCAATATGGATTTGTTTCTTCTCATGCTGCCAATACTTTTGCTTTAGCCGTTTTTATTGGTTTTGTTTTAAAAAAACACCTTTCTTATTTGTTACACATTATGCTGGTTTGGGCTGCAATAGTATCTTATAGTAGAATATATGTAGGCGTTCATTATCCTGCCGACATTATTTGTGGTGCATTATTAGGTGTAGTAATTGCTTTAGTATTTTGGAAATTATTACAATTTACCAATCAAAAATTTAACCTTAAACTTGTTATATGA
- a CDS encoding DUF3124 domain-containing protein — MKKIAFIASLLLLISCTTEQPKIEVNNANWEEKRISLTTDSSLFVGSSYLSVYSEVYSKTEKRTHNLTVTVSMRNTSSTDSVFIKNANYYNTKGFLIREYIKAPIFILPLETVEIVINENDVQGGTGANFTFDWATRNENIEPLFEAVMISTSGQQGISFITQGTRI, encoded by the coding sequence ATGAAAAAAATTGCCTTTATTGCCTCTTTGCTATTATTAATTAGTTGCACCACCGAACAACCAAAAATTGAAGTTAACAATGCCAATTGGGAGGAAAAAAGAATTTCATTAACAACTGATAGCTCTTTGTTTGTTGGTAGTTCTTATTTATCTGTTTATTCCGAGGTTTATAGTAAAACCGAAAAACGAACCCACAATTTAACAGTTACTGTAAGCATGAGAAATACAAGTTCTACCGATTCTGTATTTATCAAAAATGCAAATTATTATAACACTAAGGGGTTTCTAATTAGAGAATATATTAAAGCCCCAATTTTTATTTTACCATTAGAAACAGTTGAAATAGTTATCAACGAAAATGATGTGCAAGGTGGAACTGGTGCAAATTTTACCTTTGATTGGGCAACAAGAAACGAAAACATTGAGCCATTATTTGAGGCAGTGATGATTTCAACTTCAGGACAACAAGGAATTTCGTTTATTACTCAAGGCACTAGAATATAA
- a CDS encoding J domain-containing protein — translation MNFIDYYHILGVNKTASEDDIKKAYRKLARKYHPDLNPNDESAKKKFQEINEANEVLSDKEKRKKYDKYGKDWKHADEFEKAGARPNQQHRQQSSSHNFNDEGFSDFFESLFGQQGFGSSKKTYTNQFKGQDYSSTLQLNLTDVLATQKQTIQVGNKPIRITIPAGIDDGQTIKIKGYGGQGLNGGPNGDLYIKFSIVNNTNFKRVGDDLYLNYNLDLYKALLGGEIYVNTLTGKVKLKVAPETANGTKIKLKGKGLPKYKQQGINGDLYITYNIVLPTKLTAKEKELFTELEKLKQHG, via the coding sequence ATGAACTTTATCGATTACTATCATATTTTGGGGGTAAATAAAACCGCTTCTGAAGACGATATAAAAAAAGCCTACAGGAAATTAGCCCGAAAATACCATCCCGATTTAAATCCAAATGATGAATCGGCAAAAAAGAAATTTCAGGAAATTAATGAAGCCAACGAAGTATTAAGCGATAAAGAAAAACGAAAAAAATACGATAAATACGGTAAGGATTGGAAGCACGCTGACGAATTTGAAAAAGCTGGCGCTAGACCAAATCAACAACATAGACAACAATCTTCCTCACATAATTTTAATGATGAAGGGTTCTCTGATTTTTTTGAATCTCTTTTTGGTCAACAAGGTTTTGGTTCGTCTAAAAAAACTTACACTAATCAATTTAAGGGTCAAGATTATAGTTCAACTCTTCAATTAAATTTAACCGATGTTTTAGCCACACAAAAACAAACCATACAAGTAGGTAATAAGCCCATCAGAATTACCATTCCTGCTGGAATAGATGATGGGCAAACAATAAAAATTAAAGGCTATGGTGGTCAAGGTTTAAATGGTGGTCCAAATGGCGATTTGTATATTAAATTTTCTATTGTTAACAACACTAACTTTAAACGTGTTGGAGACGACCTATACCTCAACTATAATTTAGATCTCTATAAAGCCTTGCTTGGTGGTGAAATTTATGTCAATACATTAACAGGAAAGGTGAAGCTAAAAGTTGCTCCTGAAACAGCTAACGGAACAAAGATAAAATTAAAGGGTAAGGGACTTCCTAAATATAAGCAACAAGGCATAAATGGTGATTTATATATAACCTACAACATTGTTTTACCCACAAAACTAACAGCTAAAGAAAAAGAATTATTTACAGAATTAGAAAAACTAAAACAACATGGATAA
- a CDS encoding Hsp20/alpha crystallin family protein, translating into MTLVKRKESMFPSVWNDLFDNDFFRTPNVAQAGITVPAVNIKESPEKFDIELAIPGKKKEDFNIHLDQNLLTISSEEKNETVDENKNENYTRREYSYSSFTRTFTLPETADSEKINATYNNGILNVSINKKEEAKAKAARTIAIS; encoded by the coding sequence ATGACACTAGTAAAAAGAAAAGAAAGTATGTTTCCATCGGTATGGAACGACTTGTTTGACAACGATTTTTTTAGAACCCCAAATGTAGCTCAGGCAGGAATAACAGTGCCGGCTGTAAACATTAAAGAATCTCCTGAAAAGTTTGATATTGAATTGGCTATTCCAGGAAAAAAGAAAGAGGATTTCAACATCCATTTAGATCAAAACTTGTTGACTATTTCTTCTGAAGAAAAAAATGAAACTGTTGACGAAAACAAAAATGAAAACTATACCAGAAGAGAATACAGTTACAGTTCGTTTACTCGAACCTTTACTTTACCTGAAACAGCAGATTCAGAAAAGATTAATGCCACTTACAATAATGGAATATTAAATGTAAGCATTAATAAAAAAGAAGAGGCTAAAGCGAAAGCGGCAAGAACAATTGCCATCTCATAA
- the proC gene encoding pyrroline-5-carboxylate reductase, whose amino-acid sequence MKTKIAILGTGNLGSSLVKGLVESGKYQPNQFTLTRRNISKLDLLKEEGFSVTTNNIEAAKKADIIFLAVLPQKINIVLEELKGHLKPNQLVVSLVTGIKVVEIAHIIGNDIPIVRAMPNTAISIRESMTCIATTAEWKSHIGVVQDMFDLVGLTAVINEEQMTSATALCACGIAFFLRAIRAASQGGNEIDFHASEALRMAAQTAKGAASLLIANNSHPEDEIDKVTSPKGCTIAGLNEMEHNGFSSSFIKGITVSAKQAKGLYNEKN is encoded by the coding sequence GTGAAAACAAAAATTGCAATACTCGGAACAGGAAATTTGGGCTCGTCGTTAGTAAAAGGATTGGTAGAAAGTGGCAAGTATCAGCCAAATCAATTTACCTTAACTCGACGAAACATTTCGAAATTAGACCTTTTGAAAGAAGAAGGTTTTAGTGTAACAACCAACAATATTGAGGCGGCAAAAAAAGCTGACATCATTTTTTTAGCTGTTTTACCCCAAAAAATTAACATTGTTTTAGAAGAATTAAAAGGACATTTAAAACCAAACCAACTAGTTGTTTCGTTGGTTACAGGTATTAAAGTGGTAGAAATAGCCCATATTATTGGCAATGACATTCCTATTGTTAGAGCAATGCCCAACACGGCAATTTCTATACGCGAATCGATGACTTGTATTGCTACAACAGCAGAGTGGAAAAGCCACATTGGGGTGGTGCAAGATATGTTTGATTTGGTTGGGCTTACAGCAGTTATTAACGAAGAGCAAATGACCTCTGCAACTGCTTTGTGTGCTTGTGGTATAGCCTTTTTTTTAAGAGCAATTCGTGCCGCGTCGCAAGGTGGTAATGAAATAGATTTTCACGCCAGTGAAGCTTTACGAATGGCAGCACAAACTGCAAAAGGGGCTGCAAGCTTGTTAATTGCTAACAATTCTCATCCAGAAGATGAAATTGACAAAGTAACATCACCAAAAGGGTGTACCATTGCTGGATTAAACGAAATGGAACACAACGGATTTAGTTCATCGTTTATTAAAGGAATTACGGTTTCGGCAAAACAAGCCAAAGGGTTGTACAACGAGAAAAACTAA
- a CDS encoding chloride channel protein — translation MSFLIYIKRIFSIRLKRVPQKHRILILALLVGLLSGLAAVVIKNSVHFIKSLLTWGFVKEYENYLYFIYPTVGLILTAYFVKYVIKRPIGHGVPNVLYAISKNKSIIKAQSMFASIVASSLTVGFGGSVGLEGPTVSTTSAIGSNIGQFFRLNYKTTTLLLGCGAAGAMSGIFNAPIAALVFVLEVFMFDLTLTSMIPFLMASVAAALSSRMMLGNNVLFDIKIQDVFTVGDVPFFVLLGIFTGLISAYFNKIFIVIEEFFERIKKKKTRLIFGGITLGIMIFFIPPLYGEGFETIVSLLNNNYQEVFDHSLFYDQRENMVIVLALLLGVVFLKVVASGVTFGAGGVGGVFAPSLFIGSTSGFVFSKSFNHFGDFSLSTTNFTLVGMAGLIAGVLHAPLTALFLIAEITKGYELIIPLMITAAISYLISKYFVPHSVYNTQLAKRGELITRHKDKAVLTLMNLKDEIEKDFINVSPKQNLGDLVKVVSKSPRNLFPVVDVKGVLHGVVTLDDIREIMFRPELYTKISVESIMTLPPDYVLLSDNMDVVMDKFSQSNAWNLPVIDGEKYVGFVSKSKLFNAYRKQLLHFSEE, via the coding sequence ATGTCATTTTTAATCTATATAAAAAGAATATTTTCGATACGATTAAAAAGAGTACCACAGAAACATCGAATACTAATTTTAGCACTTCTTGTTGGCTTACTTTCTGGGTTGGCAGCGGTAGTAATTAAAAACTCTGTACACTTTATAAAAAGCCTTTTAACTTGGGGTTTTGTTAAGGAATACGAAAACTATTTATACTTTATTTACCCTACAGTAGGTTTAATATTAACGGCTTATTTTGTTAAATATGTAATTAAACGACCAATAGGACACGGAGTTCCAAATGTGCTCTATGCCATTTCTAAAAACAAAAGCATTATTAAAGCTCAAAGCATGTTTGCTTCAATTGTGGCAAGTTCGCTTACAGTGGGTTTTGGTGGTTCGGTGGGTTTAGAGGGACCAACCGTTTCAACCACTAGTGCTATTGGAAGTAATATTGGTCAATTTTTTCGATTAAATTATAAAACCACAACGTTATTGTTGGGCTGTGGTGCAGCAGGAGCGATGTCGGGCATTTTTAATGCACCCATTGCTGCGTTGGTTTTTGTGTTGGAAGTTTTTATGTTTGATTTAACTTTAACCTCAATGATACCGTTTTTAATGGCGTCGGTAGCTGCGGCGTTGAGTTCAAGAATGATGTTGGGGAACAATGTGCTTTTTGATATAAAAATTCAAGATGTGTTTACTGTGGGAGATGTCCCATTTTTTGTTTTGTTGGGCATTTTTACAGGATTAATTTCGGCCTACTTTAACAAAATTTTTATTGTAATTGAAGAGTTTTTTGAACGCATAAAAAAGAAAAAAACAAGACTTATATTTGGTGGAATTACTTTGGGGATTATGATATTTTTTATTCCACCACTGTATGGAGAAGGTTTTGAAACCATTGTTTCTTTGCTCAACAATAACTATCAAGAAGTGTTTGACCACAGTTTGTTTTACGACCAACGCGAAAACATGGTTATTGTATTGGCTTTATTGCTTGGGGTGGTATTTTTAAAAGTAGTAGCATCGGGCGTTACTTTTGGTGCGGGTGGAGTAGGTGGTGTATTTGCGCCATCGTTGTTTATTGGCTCTACAAGTGGTTTTGTGTTTTCTAAATCGTTTAACCATTTTGGAGATTTTTCGTTATCTACTACCAATTTTACCTTGGTTGGGATGGCAGGATTAATTGCAGGTGTTTTACACGCCCCTTTAACCGCACTCTTTTTAATTGCAGAAATTACCAAAGGATACGAATTGATTATACCACTGATGATAACCGCAGCTATTTCGTACTTAATTTCAAAATACTTTGTGCCTCATTCGGTTTATAATACACAGTTGGCAAAAAGAGGCGAACTAATTACACGCCATAAGGATAAAGCTGTTTTAACCTTGATGAACCTAAAAGATGAAATAGAAAAAGATTTTATCAATGTTTCGCCAAAACAAAACCTTGGTGATTTGGTTAAAGTGGTTTCAAAATCGCCAAGAAACTTGTTTCCTGTTGTTGATGTTAAAGGGGTTTTACATGGAGTGGTAACGCTTGACGACATTCGTGAAATTATGTTTAGACCAGAACTGTACACAAAAATTAGTGTAGAATCTATCATGACTTTACCTCCCGATTATGTGTTATTATCAGACAATATGGATGTAGTTATGGATAAATTTTCTCAATCGAACGCATGGAATTTACCTGTAATTGATGGTGAAAAATACGTGGGTTTTGTTTCTAAATCAAAACTGTTTAATGCATACCGAAAACAATTACTTCATTTTTCTGAGGAATAG